Proteins encoded within one genomic window of Halorussus salilacus:
- a CDS encoding DUF2243 domain-containing protein, with the protein MLGGLTDVSDRARPLVRAGIVLGVGFGGFFDGIVFHQLLQWHHMLSAHPDPAVASDLRLNVFWDGLFHAGTYLFTVGRVALVLRAWRAPGVPPSGRALLGATVAGWGVFNLVEGTVNHFLLGIHHVWPEGPGGVLLWDVLFLVWGAAFLVGGLAVVRGDPKMVSERDAGETTETG; encoded by the coding sequence ATGTTGGGGGGGTTGACCGACGTCAGCGACCGCGCGAGGCCGCTCGTGCGCGCGGGCATCGTCCTCGGGGTCGGATTCGGCGGGTTCTTCGACGGCATCGTGTTCCACCAGTTGCTCCAGTGGCATCACATGCTCAGCGCCCACCCCGACCCCGCCGTCGCGAGCGACCTGCGGCTGAACGTGTTCTGGGACGGCCTGTTCCACGCCGGGACGTACCTGTTCACGGTCGGCCGGGTCGCGCTGGTCCTGCGGGCGTGGCGCGCTCCGGGCGTCCCCCCGTCGGGTCGCGCCCTCCTCGGAGCCACGGTCGCCGGGTGGGGCGTGTTCAACCTCGTGGAGGGGACGGTGAACCACTTCCTGCTCGGTATCCACCACGTCTGGCCCGAGGGACCGGGCGGGGTCCTGCTGTGGGACGTGCTCTTTCTCGTCTGGGGCGCGGCGTTCCTCGTCGGCGGCCTCGCGGTGGTCCGGGGCGACCCCAAAATGGTCTCCGAGCGCGACGCGGGCGAGACCACCGAGACCGGGTAG
- the purQ gene encoding phosphoribosylformylglycinamidine synthase I, whose translation MTVAIVQFGGSNCDRDAERALSHLGIDAELVWHEEGLPEGVSGVMLPGGFSYGDYLRAGAIAANSPILAEVREAAAEGVPVLGVCNGAQIGSESRLTPGAFTTNASARFQCERVHVRVENADTPWTSAYDEGEVVELPIAHGEGRFEVTDDRLAELNDEDRVLFRYCDEDGDVTPEANPNGSKENVAGVAGENENVAVLMPHPERITLPDIGETDGQGILHGFEN comes from the coding sequence ATGACGGTCGCCATCGTCCAGTTCGGCGGGAGCAACTGCGACCGGGACGCCGAGCGCGCGCTCTCCCACCTCGGCATCGACGCCGAACTCGTCTGGCACGAGGAGGGCCTTCCCGAGGGCGTCTCGGGCGTGATGCTCCCGGGCGGGTTCTCGTACGGCGACTACCTCCGCGCGGGGGCAATCGCCGCGAATAGCCCCATACTGGCGGAGGTCCGGGAGGCCGCCGCCGAGGGCGTGCCCGTCCTCGGCGTCTGCAACGGCGCGCAGATCGGCAGCGAGTCCCGGCTCACGCCCGGCGCGTTCACCACGAACGCCTCCGCGCGGTTCCAGTGCGAGCGCGTCCACGTCCGGGTCGAGAACGCAGACACCCCGTGGACCAGCGCGTACGACGAGGGCGAGGTCGTCGAACTCCCCATCGCCCACGGCGAGGGCCGGTTCGAGGTCACCGACGACCGCCTCGCGGAACTGAACGACGAGGACCGCGTCCTCTTTCGGTACTGCGACGAGGACGGCGACGTGACGCCCGAAGCGAATCCCAACGGCTCGAAGGAGAACGTCGCTGGCGTCGCTGGCGAGAACGAGAACGTGGCGGTGCTAATGCCCCACCCCGAGCGCATCACCCTGCCCGACATCGGAGAGACCGACGGGCAGGGCATTTTGCACGGGTTCGAGAACTAA
- the purS gene encoding phosphoribosylformylglycinamidine synthase subunit PurS: protein MTAYTATVTVRLKEGVLDPEAETTKRALERLGFDLESLRSADQFELDLDAESADSASERAEEMAERLLANPTIHDYEVAVEER from the coding sequence ATGACTGCCTACACCGCCACGGTCACCGTGCGCCTGAAGGAGGGCGTCCTCGACCCCGAGGCCGAGACGACCAAGCGGGCGCTCGAACGGCTCGGATTCGATCTGGAGAGCCTGCGCTCGGCCGACCAGTTCGAACTCGATCTGGACGCCGAATCCGCGGATTCGGCGTCCGAGCGCGCCGAGGAGATGGCCGAGCGCCTGCTGGCGAACCCGACCATCCACGACTACGAGGTCGCGGTCGAGGAGCGATGA
- a CDS encoding arylsulfotransferase family protein, which produces MRSRDVVRLLFVGLVVAAGFVVAAGYLSSADESGSDGRPEFDAGPRDGVTVVATDSNTWLGESSEGPRARAELVAFAPNGSVLYYNDSHTRYWDVDPVPNTTRSVMYVAADHLSASECHSEEACTRNVVERANLTTGEVERIYSRVTPGKSSTRWHDADRLDDERLVVADIARDRVYVVNTTTDMIEWEWDAQRDFSLDSGGPFPEDWTHLNDVEVLDDGTVMVSMRNQDQVVFLDREEGVVENRTLGAEDDYEVLYEQHNPDYIPAEEGGPAVLVGDSENDRVVEYQRDGDSWERTWTWSDARMQWPRDADRLPNAHTLVTDSNGNRVFEVDEDGEVAWSVDIAFPYEAERLGTGDESAGGPAASEAGIESNRGGGDDGDTDAEVATADSGVLDRAWLVVEDLLPGRTANALMYVTPVWMGGPEVLAAGALAVVLLLWLLAEAYWSRWSLSVRSPVSLSRRR; this is translated from the coding sequence ATGCGTTCTCGGGATGTCGTTCGGTTGCTGTTCGTCGGTCTCGTCGTCGCCGCCGGATTCGTCGTCGCCGCGGGCTACCTCTCTTCGGCCGACGAGTCCGGGTCGGACGGCCGACCCGAATTCGACGCCGGACCCCGCGACGGCGTCACCGTGGTCGCCACCGACTCGAATACGTGGCTCGGCGAGTCGAGCGAGGGACCGCGGGCGCGGGCCGAACTCGTCGCGTTCGCGCCGAACGGGAGCGTCCTCTACTACAACGACAGCCACACGCGCTACTGGGACGTCGACCCCGTGCCGAACACCACCCGGTCGGTGATGTACGTCGCCGCCGACCACCTCAGCGCCTCGGAGTGTCACTCCGAGGAGGCCTGCACCCGGAACGTGGTCGAGCGGGCCAACCTCACCACGGGCGAGGTCGAGCGAATCTACTCGCGGGTCACGCCCGGCAAGTCCTCGACCCGGTGGCACGACGCCGACCGCCTCGACGACGAGCGCCTCGTGGTCGCCGACATCGCCCGCGACCGGGTGTACGTCGTCAACACCACGACCGACATGATCGAGTGGGAGTGGGACGCCCAGCGGGACTTCTCGCTGGACAGCGGCGGGCCCTTCCCGGAGGACTGGACGCACCTCAACGACGTGGAGGTGCTCGACGACGGCACCGTCATGGTCAGCATGCGCAATCAGGACCAAGTCGTGTTCCTCGACCGCGAGGAGGGCGTCGTCGAGAACCGAACCCTCGGCGCAGAGGACGACTACGAGGTCCTCTACGAGCAGCACAACCCCGACTACATCCCCGCCGAGGAGGGCGGTCCCGCCGTCCTCGTCGGCGACAGCGAGAACGACCGCGTGGTCGAGTACCAGCGCGATGGCGATTCGTGGGAGCGGACGTGGACGTGGTCGGACGCCCGGATGCAGTGGCCCCGGGACGCCGACCGCCTGCCGAACGCCCACACCCTCGTCACCGACTCGAACGGCAACCGGGTCTTCGAGGTCGACGAGGACGGCGAGGTGGCCTGGAGCGTCGACATCGCGTTCCCCTACGAGGCAGAACGCCTCGGCACCGGCGACGAGAGCGCGGGCGGGCCCGCAGCCAGCGAGGCGGGCATCGAGTCGAACCGTGGCGGTGGCGACGACGGCGACACCGACGCGGAGGTGGCCACCGCGGATTCGGGCGTCCTCGACCGGGCGTGGCTGGTCGTCGAGGACCTGCTCCCCGGCCGGACCGCGAACGCGCTGATGTACGTCACGCCGGTCTGGATGGGCGGCCCCGAGGTGCTCGCGGCGGGCGCGCTCGCGGTCGTCCTCCTGCTCTGGCTCCTCGCGGAGGCCTACTGGTCGAGGTGGTCGCTGTCGGTCCGCTCCCCGGTGTCGCTCTCCCGGCGGCGGTGA